In one Trichlorobacter lovleyi SZ genomic region, the following are encoded:
- the pheS gene encoding phenylalanine--tRNA ligase subunit alpha → MREQLEQMRQQALSAIAAATTEEMLNEVRVRYLGRKGELTGLMKGLGSLPADERPKVGQLVNTVKDEVEALIEQTMNRAREEATAKRLATERIDISLPGRGRRQGSKHPVTLVIEEVSEIFAGLGFSVAEGPEIEHDWYNFEALNFPPEHPARDMQDTFFVENELLLRTHTSPVQIRTMLKQKPPVRIIAPGTVYRCDSDATHSPMFHQIEGLMVDSQVSFADLKGILTTFTNQLFGQKTGVRLRPSFFPFTEPSAEVDIACVICGGSGCRVCKQTGWLEILGAGMVDPEVFRHVGYDPETISGFAFGMGIERIAMLKYGISDMRLLFENDVRFLKQF, encoded by the coding sequence ATGCGGGAACAGCTTGAACAGATGCGGCAACAGGCCCTGAGTGCCATTGCAGCAGCGACAACTGAAGAGATGCTGAATGAAGTCAGGGTCCGTTATCTGGGACGTAAGGGGGAGTTGACCGGTCTGATGAAGGGGCTGGGGTCACTTCCTGCTGATGAACGGCCAAAGGTCGGCCAACTGGTTAACACGGTCAAGGATGAGGTTGAAGCACTGATTGAGCAGACTATGAATCGTGCCCGCGAAGAGGCTACTGCCAAGCGGCTTGCCACCGAACGGATTGATATCAGCCTGCCCGGCCGGGGGCGTCGTCAAGGTAGTAAACATCCGGTTACCCTTGTCATAGAAGAGGTAAGTGAAATCTTTGCCGGTCTTGGCTTTTCTGTTGCAGAGGGGCCTGAGATCGAGCATGACTGGTACAATTTTGAGGCATTGAATTTTCCTCCCGAGCATCCTGCCCGTGACATGCAGGATACCTTTTTTGTCGAAAATGAGCTGTTGCTGCGGACGCATACCTCGCCGGTACAGATCCGTACCATGTTGAAGCAGAAACCACCGGTACGGATCATTGCGCCAGGCACGGTCTATCGTTGTGATTCCGATGCGACCCACTCCCCCATGTTTCATCAGATTGAAGGTCTTATGGTGGATAGCCAGGTTTCCTTCGCTGATCTGAAGGGGATACTCACCACCTTCACCAATCAGTTGTTTGGTCAGAAAACCGGGGTCAGGCTGCGTCCAAGCTTTTTCCCTTTTACCGAACCCTCAGCTGAAGTTGATATTGCCTGCGTGATCTGTGGCGGTTCCGGTTGTCGTGTCTGCAAGCAGACCGGGTGGCTGGAAATTCTGGGCGCCGGCATGGTTGACCCGGAGGTTTTCCGTCATGTGGGCTATGATCCTGAGACTATTTCAGGCTTTGCCTTTGGTATGGGGATTGAGCGGATTGCTATGCTGAAGTACGGCATCAGTGACATGCGTCTGCTCTTTGAAAATGATGTTAGATTTCTTAAACAGTTTTAG
- the thrS gene encoding threonine--tRNA ligase yields MSMIQVTLPDNSIRELADGATVADLAASIGAGLAKAALAGQVNGLLVDLSTPLADGDNVAIITEKSPEALEIIRHSTSHLMAQAVKELFPAAKVTIGPAVENGFYYDFDVAAPFTPEDLEKIEKRMAELAAAGQPLTRKVMSAAEAIAFFEQMGEPYKKELIEGIGAETVSIYTQGEFADLCRGPHVPNTNKLKAFKLLSIAGAYWRGDEKNRMLQRIYGTAFVDKKELEAYLHRLEEAKRRDHRKLGRELDLFSFNDEVGAGFAIWHPKGAMLRTLLEDFERKEHLKRDYDIVVGPQILKTELWQRSGHYDNYRENMYFTEVDEQSFGVKPMNCLSHMMIYKSQLRSYRDLPQRYFELGTVHRHERAGVLHGLLRVRCFTQDDAHILCTPEQLDAEIKGVLKFVSDVMGIFGFEYEMELSTRPEKSIGSDEDWERATGALLGALKDTGRDFEINEGDGAFYGPKIDIKLRDCLDRRWQCATIQCDFTLPERFDLTYVASDGEKKRPVMVHRVILGSIERFIGVLIEHFAGNFPLWLAPVQAVVLTVTDNQIPYAQEVYKQLRSAGIRVQEDLRNEKLNFKIREAQLQKIPYMLVIGDKEVEQGTVTPRFRDGKNLHAMKPDAFIAFVEAETKAYK; encoded by the coding sequence ATGTCAATGATCCAAGTGACGCTGCCGGATAATTCAATACGTGAACTTGCTGATGGTGCTACGGTTGCTGATCTGGCGGCATCCATCGGCGCCGGGCTGGCCAAGGCCGCTTTGGCCGGGCAGGTGAACGGTCTGCTGGTTGATCTTTCAACGCCGCTTGCAGATGGTGATAATGTTGCCATTATTACTGAAAAAAGTCCTGAGGCACTTGAGATCATCCGACACTCCACCTCACACCTGATGGCGCAGGCTGTTAAGGAGCTCTTTCCGGCAGCCAAGGTGACCATTGGCCCGGCTGTGGAAAACGGCTTCTATTATGATTTTGATGTTGCCGCGCCCTTTACCCCGGAAGATCTTGAAAAAATTGAGAAGCGGATGGCCGAGCTGGCAGCAGCCGGACAACCGCTCACACGCAAGGTGATGTCTGCTGCAGAGGCGATCGCTTTTTTTGAGCAGATGGGGGAGCCATACAAGAAGGAGCTGATTGAGGGAATTGGCGCTGAAACGGTCTCAATTTACACGCAGGGGGAATTCGCTGATCTCTGTCGTGGCCCCCATGTGCCGAACACCAATAAGCTCAAGGCATTCAAGTTGCTTTCCATAGCCGGTGCGTACTGGCGTGGCGATGAAAAGAACCGGATGCTGCAGCGGATCTATGGCACTGCCTTTGTGGATAAAAAAGAACTTGAGGCGTATCTGCATCGCCTTGAAGAGGCTAAACGCCGTGACCACCGCAAACTGGGGCGTGAGCTGGATCTGTTCTCGTTTAATGATGAGGTTGGAGCCGGTTTTGCTATCTGGCATCCCAAGGGGGCTATGCTGCGCACCCTGCTGGAGGATTTTGAGCGCAAAGAGCACCTGAAGCGCGATTATGATATCGTTGTCGGCCCCCAGATCCTTAAGACGGAGCTCTGGCAGCGTTCCGGTCACTACGACAACTATCGCGAGAATATGTATTTTACTGAGGTGGATGAGCAGAGCTTTGGTGTCAAACCGATGAACTGTCTCTCCCACATGATGATTTATAAATCCCAGTTGCGCAGCTATCGTGACCTGCCGCAGCGCTACTTTGAGCTGGGCACGGTACACCGTCATGAACGGGCCGGTGTGCTGCACGGCCTGCTGCGGGTGCGTTGTTTTACCCAGGATGATGCCCATATTCTTTGTACGCCGGAGCAGCTTGACGCCGAGATTAAGGGTGTTCTGAAGTTCGTCTCCGATGTGATGGGGATTTTCGGGTTTGAGTATGAGATGGAACTCTCAACTCGTCCTGAAAAATCAATCGGCAGTGATGAAGACTGGGAGCGGGCAACCGGTGCATTGCTCGGTGCGTTGAAGGATACCGGGCGGGATTTTGAGATTAATGAAGGTGATGGCGCCTTCTACGGTCCCAAGATTGACATCAAGCTGCGTGATTGTCTTGACAGACGGTGGCAGTGTGCTACTATCCAGTGCGATTTTACCCTGCCCGAGCGGTTCGATCTGACCTATGTTGCCAGTGACGGAGAAAAAAAGCGTCCCGTTATGGTGCATAGGGTTATCCTCGGTTCAATTGAACGCTTTATTGGCGTATTGATCGAACATTTTGCCGGTAATTTCCCGTTGTGGCTTGCACCAGTGCAGGCTGTTGTGTTAACGGTCACTGATAATCAGATACCCTATGCTCAAGAGGTGTACAAACAGCTCAGGAGTGCGGGGATTCGTGTGCAGGAAGATCTGCGGAACGAAAAGCTTAATTTCAAGATTCGTGAAGCACAGTTACAGAAAATACCGTACATGTTGGTAATTGGTGACAAAGAAGTTGAGCAGGGGACGGTCACACCGCGTTTCCGTGATGGTAAAAACCTGCATGCCATGAAGCCGGATGCATTTATTGCTTTTGTTGAAGCTGAAACAAAGGCCTACAAGTAA
- the rpmI gene encoding 50S ribosomal protein L35 codes for MPKIKTNRGAAKRFKKTGTGKVKRAHAFTSHILTHKTSKRKRNLRQSNTVAAVDQKNICALIPYM; via the coding sequence ATGCCTAAGATCAAAACCAATCGCGGCGCTGCCAAGCGTTTCAAGAAGACCGGTACCGGCAAGGTAAAACGTGCCCATGCCTTTACCAGCCACATCCTGACACACAAGACCAGCAAGCGTAAGCGGAACCTGCGTCAGAGCAACACCGTTGCTGCAGTGGATCAGAAAAATATCTGTGCCTTGATTCCGTACATGTAG
- a CDS encoding ABC transporter ATP-binding protein gives MLKLKNINTYYGKVHALKNVSLHLAEGEIVTLIGANGAGKTTILNTISGVTPASGGDLLFQKEEIKALTPDRIVKLGISQVPEGRQVFKPMTVEENLELGAYLRYRARDPKTEILKDKEEIFQLFPRLEERRKQAAGTMSGGEQQMLAIGRALMARPKLLLLDEPSMGLAPLVVQEIFRVLQRLRDERGVTILLVEQNAKAALKLADRGYVLETGKVILEGAADELLENAEVKRAYLGKDKKEIWER, from the coding sequence ATGTTAAAGTTAAAGAACATTAATACCTACTACGGTAAGGTACATGCCCTGAAGAATGTCTCCCTGCATCTGGCAGAAGGAGAAATTGTTACCCTGATCGGCGCCAATGGTGCCGGCAAGACCACCATTCTGAATACCATCTCAGGTGTGACTCCTGCTTCCGGTGGTGACCTGCTCTTTCAAAAAGAGGAAATCAAGGCCCTGACTCCGGATCGGATTGTCAAGCTTGGGATATCCCAGGTGCCTGAAGGCCGTCAGGTCTTTAAACCAATGACCGTCGAGGAAAATCTTGAGCTGGGAGCCTACCTGCGCTACCGTGCGCGGGATCCCAAGACAGAGATTTTGAAGGACAAGGAAGAGATATTTCAGCTTTTTCCCCGTCTGGAAGAGCGACGTAAACAGGCTGCCGGTACCATGTCCGGTGGTGAACAGCAGATGCTGGCGATTGGTCGGGCCCTGATGGCCCGTCCTAAGCTATTGTTGCTGGATGAACCATCCATGGGCCTGGCGCCGTTGGTGGTGCAGGAGATCTTCAGGGTGCTGCAGCGGCTGCGGGATGAACGGGGTGTGACGATCCTGCTGGTGGAACAGAATGCCAAGGCAGCCCTCAAGCTGGCTGACCGTGGCTATGTACTGGAAACTGGCAAGGTGATTCTGGAAGGTGCTGCTGACGAACTGCTGGAAAACGCCGAGGTTAAACGGGCCTATCTGGGCAAAGACAAAAAAGAGATATGGGAGCGTTGA
- a CDS encoding ABC transporter ATP-binding protein: MLELKGITQIFGGVTALNDVSFSIHADQITGVIGPNGAGKTTLFNIVTGIYQQTSGQVIFEGSDISGIPVERLAAKGMVRTFQNIELFGQMTVLENVMVGLHSKSKSGLFACSFKAPWAIKEERRIREEAHEWLRFVGIEQLADVQASNLPFGKGRMLEIARAMACKPRMILMDEPAAGLNSQETVGLAELIRKIRDLGVTVVLVEHDMELVMDICDRIVVLNLGQKLAEGTPREIQDNPEVIAAYLGDDE; the protein is encoded by the coding sequence ATGCTTGAACTGAAAGGCATCACCCAGATCTTTGGCGGAGTTACAGCGTTAAACGATGTATCATTTTCCATCCATGCTGATCAGATCACCGGTGTGATCGGCCCCAATGGTGCCGGCAAGACCACCCTGTTTAATATTGTGACCGGTATCTATCAGCAGACCAGTGGTCAGGTGATCTTTGAAGGTAGCGACATCAGCGGAATTCCGGTGGAGCGTCTGGCAGCCAAAGGGATGGTACGCACCTTTCAGAACATTGAACTGTTTGGTCAGATGACGGTGCTTGAAAATGTGATGGTGGGCCTGCACAGTAAAAGTAAAAGCGGGCTGTTTGCCTGTTCTTTCAAGGCACCCTGGGCCATTAAGGAAGAACGCCGTATCCGTGAAGAGGCCCATGAATGGCTGCGTTTTGTCGGTATTGAGCAACTTGCTGATGTGCAGGCATCAAACCTGCCGTTTGGAAAGGGCAGAATGCTGGAGATTGCCCGTGCCATGGCCTGCAAACCACGTATGATCCTGATGGATGAACCTGCTGCCGGTCTGAACTCACAGGAAACCGTTGGCCTTGCCGAACTGATCCGTAAGATCCGTGACCTGGGTGTAACGGTCGTGCTGGTGGAACATGATATGGAACTGGTCATGGATATCTGTGACCGGATCGTGGTGCTGAACCTGGGACAGAAGTTGGCTGAAGGAACACCGCGGGAAATTCAGGATAACCCAGAGGTAATAGCTGCGTACCTGGGGGATGATGAATAA
- a CDS encoding branched-chain amino acid ABC transporter permease, with protein sequence MKKELIKYTVFAICILLAPLAFSGNYLMNVLVFVGIHTMLAVALNLLLGYAGQISLGHAAFFGLGAYGSGILSTTYEWNPWLAMTVVALVVGGLAFTIGFPILKLKGHYLAMATLGMGIIVYIVFNEWIDMTEGPSGFSGIPNLELGPLVFDSDIKNYYLVWSFVLGCVLLSVNLANSRIGRAFRAIHDAEVAARVMGVNARLLKVQVFALSAMICAIAGSLYAHVMTFIAPPSFGFNISVELLTMVVIGGLGSIYGSFLGALLLTMLPEFLRFMHDYDIVFYGGLLMVMTIFMPGGLVRGIPDLFRKISGLKNRKGGAHA encoded by the coding sequence ATGAAGAAGGAACTGATCAAATACACTGTTTTTGCCATCTGTATCCTGCTTGCCCCCCTGGCCTTTTCCGGCAATTATCTGATGAATGTACTGGTCTTTGTGGGGATCCACACCATGCTGGCGGTGGCGCTTAACCTCTTGCTGGGGTACGCAGGGCAGATTTCGCTGGGGCATGCTGCCTTCTTTGGTTTGGGTGCCTATGGCTCCGGCATTTTGTCCACAACCTACGAATGGAATCCATGGCTTGCCATGACCGTGGTGGCGCTCGTGGTAGGAGGACTGGCCTTTACCATCGGTTTCCCGATCCTGAAGCTGAAAGGCCACTATCTGGCCATGGCAACCCTGGGGATGGGGATCATTGTCTATATTGTCTTTAATGAATGGATTGATATGACAGAGGGGCCATCGGGCTTTTCCGGGATCCCCAATCTGGAACTGGGGCCACTTGTCTTTGACAGTGATATCAAGAATTACTATCTGGTCTGGAGCTTTGTACTGGGCTGTGTACTGCTTTCGGTTAACCTGGCAAACTCACGGATAGGACGGGCCTTTCGGGCTATCCATGATGCCGAGGTGGCAGCACGGGTCATGGGGGTGAATGCCCGACTGCTCAAGGTGCAGGTCTTTGCCCTGTCCGCCATGATCTGTGCCATTGCCGGTTCACTGTACGCCCATGTCATGACCTTTATTGCGCCGCCCTCCTTTGGTTTCAATATCTCGGTTGAATTACTCACCATGGTGGTGATCGGCGGCCTGGGCAGCATTTATGGTTCCTTTCTGGGGGCACTGCTGTTAACCATGTTACCGGAATTTCTGCGTTTTATGCATGACTATGACATTGTCTTTTACGGCGGCCTGTTGATGGTTATGACCATCTTTATGCCTGGTGGGCTTGTGCGTGGCATTCCTGACCTGTTCCGTAAAATTAGCGGCCTGAAGAATAGAAAAGGGGGTGCCCATGCTTGA
- the rlmD gene encoding 23S rRNA (uracil(1939)-C(5))-methyltransferase RlmD — MKSRIKTAGKGGSARQKQAETGEQETSSGLRRGVAVDLLIERLDDEGIGIAHSQGRQILVAGALPQDRCLARISHLGKTVVFADLVKLIDPSPLRLQRCPCSDAALCLGCPLIAMRYGEQLRWKQDLVQAAFNQYPSLKHIVVPRLLTPERRLGYRTTAKLAVAGTHADPYIGIYRRASHDVVDLEDCPLHHPMINTVIRVVREGIRKLKVPVYQEKNKSGILRYLVVRVSESSNEVMVTFVTARRAFNEIHHLARFLQEKVPQVAVVCQNVNSSEGNVIFGAHDHFLTRQQTIQERIGQVELLVSPRSFLQAQNDGARLLYETARDWAGLDGSQQVLDLYCGIGGIALTLAPVARQVLGVELNKEAVADAKRNARLNNARNCRFEAGDVLELLDDLLEDELRFSCIVLNPPRKGCDREVLDKVAEFAPERIVYVSCSPQTLARDLDILATKGFHCEKVQPVEMFPQTPHVENVALLLRKELKTT, encoded by the coding sequence ATGAAATCACGGATCAAGACAGCAGGCAAGGGCGGCTCAGCCCGCCAGAAGCAGGCAGAAACCGGTGAGCAGGAAACCTCATCCGGGTTACGCCGTGGTGTGGCAGTTGATCTTCTGATTGAGCGGCTTGATGATGAGGGGATCGGCATTGCCCATTCCCAGGGCAGGCAGATTCTGGTGGCTGGTGCGCTGCCGCAGGATCGTTGCCTGGCCAGGATCAGCCATCTCGGCAAGACCGTTGTCTTTGCTGATCTGGTCAAGCTGATTGACCCCTCTCCGTTGCGGCTGCAGCGTTGTCCCTGTTCAGACGCAGCCCTCTGTCTGGGCTGCCCGTTGATTGCCATGCGCTATGGCGAGCAGTTACGCTGGAAACAGGATCTGGTGCAGGCAGCTTTTAATCAGTACCCGTCTCTCAAACATATTGTGGTGCCCCGTCTGCTGACTCCTGAACGTCGTCTAGGGTATCGCACCACTGCAAAATTGGCTGTGGCAGGCACCCATGCTGATCCGTATATCGGTATCTATCGCCGTGCCAGCCATGATGTGGTGGACCTTGAGGATTGTCCGCTGCACCATCCCATGATCAACACCGTGATCAGGGTGGTGCGTGAAGGAATCCGCAAACTGAAGGTGCCGGTGTATCAGGAGAAAAACAAGAGCGGTATCCTGCGCTATCTGGTGGTGCGTGTTTCAGAGAGTAGCAATGAGGTCATGGTAACCTTTGTTACTGCCCGACGTGCCTTTAACGAGATTCACCACCTTGCCCGTTTTCTGCAGGAAAAGGTGCCACAGGTGGCGGTTGTCTGTCAGAACGTCAACAGCAGCGAAGGCAACGTCATTTTCGGTGCCCATGATCACTTTCTGACTAGGCAACAGACCATTCAGGAGCGGATAGGGCAGGTGGAGCTGCTGGTCTCTCCCCGCTCTTTTCTGCAGGCGCAGAATGATGGCGCCCGGTTACTCTATGAAACCGCCCGCGACTGGGCCGGTCTGGATGGCAGCCAACAGGTACTGGATCTTTATTGCGGCATCGGCGGTATTGCGCTGACCCTTGCCCCTGTTGCCAGGCAGGTGCTGGGAGTTGAGTTGAACAAGGAGGCAGTGGCTGATGCCAAGCGCAATGCCCGCCTGAATAATGCCAGAAACTGCCGTTTTGAGGCAGGGGATGTGCTGGAGCTTCTGGATGACCTGCTTGAGGATGAACTGAGGTTTAGCTGCATTGTCCTGAATCCACCCCGTAAAGGTTGTGACAGGGAGGTTCTTGATAAGGTGGCAGAATTTGCGCCTGAGCGGATTGTCTATGTATCCTGTTCTCCCCAGACCCTGGCCCGTGATCTGGATATCCTTGCAACAAAAGGTTTTCACTGCGAAAAGGTACAACCGGTGGAGATGTTTCCCCAGACGCCCCATGTGGAAAATGTGGCGTTGCTGCTGAGGAAAGAGCTAAAAACCACTTGA
- the rplT gene encoding 50S ribosomal protein L20: protein MPRAKGGFKSRQRRNKVLKLAKGYRGARSKLFRSATEAVDRALNYAFRDRRVKKRDFRSLWIMRINAASRLNGLSYSKFIFGLKKADVQIDRKVLADIAITDPKGFAEISAVAKAQL, encoded by the coding sequence ATGCCGAGAGCAAAAGGTGGTTTTAAGTCGCGGCAACGCCGCAACAAGGTTCTGAAGCTTGCCAAGGGATACCGTGGCGCACGGAGTAAGTTGTTCAGAAGCGCAACCGAGGCAGTTGACCGGGCGCTGAACTATGCATTCCGTGACCGCCGTGTCAAGAAACGGGACTTCCGTTCTCTGTGGATCATGCGTATCAACGCTGCTTCGCGCCTGAACGGTCTTTCCTACAGCAAGTTTATTTTTGGCCTCAAAAAGGCGGATGTTCAGATCGATCGCAAGGTTCTTGCTGACATCGCCATCACTGATCCGAAAGGGTTTGCCGAGATTTCGGCAGTGGCCAAGGCCCAGCTGTAA
- the rlmB gene encoding 23S rRNA (guanosine(2251)-2'-O)-methyltransferase RlmB produces the protein MKEDILYGINPVREALRGNRKAFELFVQTGGTDQRIAKLATLAEEKGIAVRRRERADLERLAGNPHHQGVVLKVAPFIYAELEDFLANHQESEGGMFLLVLDRIQDPQNLGALIRSAACAGVQGVIIPKDRACGMTPVVEKASAGAVETIPVIQVTNLVQTLERLKQAGCWIFGLAGEANKDIYQADYRGNLALVVGSEGEGIRPLVRKHCDLLLAIPHYGGISSLNASVAGGIVLFEAARQRCTP, from the coding sequence ATGAAAGAAGATATCCTGTATGGGATAAATCCGGTCAGAGAGGCCTTGCGGGGAAACCGCAAGGCTTTTGAACTTTTTGTACAGACTGGTGGCACAGACCAGCGGATTGCCAAGCTGGCAACTCTGGCAGAGGAAAAGGGGATTGCGGTTCGCCGTCGTGAACGTGCAGACCTGGAACGGTTGGCTGGTAACCCCCACCATCAGGGGGTGGTACTGAAGGTTGCTCCGTTTATTTATGCAGAACTTGAAGATTTTCTGGCTAACCATCAGGAATCAGAAGGCGGGATGTTTCTGCTGGTACTGGATCGTATTCAGGACCCTCAGAACCTTGGCGCCTTGATCCGTTCTGCTGCCTGCGCAGGTGTGCAGGGGGTGATTATCCCTAAAGACCGGGCCTGTGGCATGACACCGGTGGTTGAAAAGGCATCGGCAGGGGCGGTTGAGACCATACCGGTAATCCAGGTCACTAATCTGGTGCAGACCCTTGAACGCCTGAAACAGGCTGGCTGCTGGATCTTTGGTCTGGCCGGGGAAGCGAACAAGGATATCTATCAGGCTGACTATCGTGGTAATCTGGCACTGGTGGTTGGCAGTGAAGGAGAGGGGATCAGGCCGCTGGTGCGGAAGCATTGTGACCTGCTACTTGCCATTCCTCACTACGGTGGCATTTCATCATTGAATGCCTCGGTTGCAGGGGGAATTGTGTTGTTTGAGGCTGCTCGTCAAAGGTGTACACCATGA
- the pyrF gene encoding orotidine-5'-phosphate decarboxylase — MTRDEAKNKIIFALDVDNLKDIDCWAEKLSRKVGMFKVGKELFTSAGPAAVEAVKKHAGEVFLDLKYHDIPNTVAQAMLAAGRLGVKLANLHALGGPEMMEKASQAVRKEFSENERPRLLAVTILTSSTQDTLKAVGIEHPVEEMVVRLAKLAKESGMDGVVASPLEIEAIRAACGPDFLIVTPGVRPSFAAVDDQKRIMTPAEAVKAGADYLVIGRPIAKAADPIQAAELIVDEIVAGVQ; from the coding sequence ATGACCCGCGACGAAGCAAAAAACAAGATCATCTTTGCCCTTGATGTGGATAATCTGAAGGATATTGACTGCTGGGCTGAAAAACTCTCCAGGAAAGTAGGGATGTTCAAGGTGGGCAAGGAGCTGTTTACCTCTGCCGGACCTGCTGCAGTTGAGGCTGTCAAGAAGCACGCTGGCGAGGTATTCCTTGATCTGAAATACCATGATATCCCCAATACCGTGGCCCAGGCCATGCTGGCTGCCGGTCGTTTGGGTGTGAAACTGGCCAACCTGCATGCACTGGGTGGGCCGGAGATGATGGAAAAGGCCAGTCAGGCCGTGCGCAAGGAGTTCAGTGAAAATGAGCGCCCCCGTTTACTGGCAGTAACCATCCTGACCTCATCAACCCAGGATACGTTGAAGGCTGTAGGGATTGAGCATCCGGTTGAAGAGATGGTGGTGCGGCTTGCAAAGCTGGCCAAAGAGAGCGGCATGGATGGCGTCGTGGCTTCACCGCTGGAGATTGAGGCGATCCGGGCTGCCTGTGGTCCTGATTTTTTGATAGTCACCCCGGGGGTACGACCATCTTTTGCTGCTGTTGATGATCAGAAACGGATCATGACCCCGGCTGAGGCAGTTAAGGCAGGTGCTGATTATCTGGTGATCGGCAGACCAATTGCCAAGGCAGCTGATCCAATCCAGGCAGCAGAACTGATTGTTGATGAAATTGTGGCGGGTGTGCAATGA
- the infC gene encoding translation initiation factor IF-3: MAAPTKTATVNINHAIRASEVRVIAHDGEQLGILTLREALEAAEARQLDLVEVSPTATPPVCRIMDYGKFKYQQSKKQQEAKKKQVQVQVKEVKIRPKTDDHDLDFKVKHVRRFLEEGNKAKVTLVFRGREITHQDIGRAVIEKFASELADIAVIEVSPRVDGRQMFMIVAPKVKKH, from the coding sequence ATAGCTGCCCCCACCAAAACCGCAACAGTCAACATCAATCACGCCATCCGCGCTTCAGAAGTGCGTGTTATTGCACATGATGGTGAACAATTAGGAATTCTGACGCTGCGCGAGGCGCTGGAGGCTGCTGAGGCACGCCAGCTTGATCTGGTTGAGGTGTCGCCTACGGCGACTCCGCCGGTCTGCCGGATTATGGATTACGGCAAGTTCAAGTATCAGCAGAGCAAAAAACAGCAAGAGGCCAAGAAAAAGCAGGTACAGGTACAGGTCAAGGAAGTCAAGATCAGACCTAAAACCGATGATCACGACCTTGACTTCAAGGTTAAGCATGTCCGCCGTTTTCTGGAAGAAGGAAACAAAGCCAAGGTTACTCTGGTTTTCCGTGGTCGTGAAATAACCCATCAGGATATTGGACGGGCGGTGATTGAAAAATTTGCTTCTGAGCTGGCTGACATCGCGGTCATAGAGGTTTCACCGCGGGTTGACGGTCGCCAGATGTTCATGATTGTTGCCCCTAAAGTAAAGAAACATTGA